The nucleotide sequence ACCCGGCTGATGCCACCACTAAAGCACAGATCCTCCACACAAGCCGGGCAATGACGATGGGTGGGATGGAGCAGAGGCTCTCGCCCCCCACCCCTGCCCTCCCCACAAGGGGAGGGAGTTGGGCCGGTGTCAGACCAGGCCGACAGACCCTGTCGCGAGATCGTAGACTGCGCCGACCACTTTGACGCCGCCTGAGGCGACCTGGCCTGCGATGATCGGCTCGGCCGTGGTGAGGCGGTTGACGCCGAGACGGACGTTTTCAGTGATTGCGGTGTTGAGAATGTCGCCATCGGCCGCGAGTGCGGTTTCGGCGGCCGGCTTGATCTCGCGCAGCATTTCGGGGAGATGGCCGGGAAGCTCGATCTTGTCGCGCACGACCTTGATGGCCGCATCGACGGCGCCGCAATTTGAATGGCCGAGCACCATGATGAGGCGCGTGCCGAGGAAATTGACGGCGTATTCGAGACTGGCGAGGCCATCGTCGCTGACGAAATTTCCGGCGAGACGGACGACGAAGAGATCGCCGGGGCCCTGATCGAAGGCGAGTTCCGGGGACACGCGGGAGTCCGCGCAACTGAGGATGGCGGCGAAGGGCCGCTGGGTCAGCGCACGCTGGGCGCGGCCGACAGAGAAATCCGTGTTGGTGCGGGTGCCGGAGGCGTAACGGGCATTGCCGTCGATGAGGCGCTGCAGGGCGGCGTCGGGATCCACCGTATCGGCGACCGACTGGGCGGACGCTGGCAGCGCGCTGGCGGCAAAGGCGGCGAGGCCGCCAAGCAGGACGGTGCGCCGGGACGGAGCCGGCACGGGCAGGCCGCAGATCTCACACATATTGTCCTCCCCCAAGGTACGGAGGGAGTGTGCATGAGCGGATTTACGAATTCCAGCGGGAAATGGGATCAGCCGCGCGGGGCGGCGGCGCGGGCGAGGCGGTCGTTGATCGCTTCGCCGAGACCCGTTTCCGGAACCGGGGCCACGGCGATGGTCGGGACACCCGCGGCGTCGAGTTCATGCAGCATGGCAAAGAGGTTGCGCGCGGCTTCGCGGAGATCGCCTGTGGGCGAGAGGTTTCTCGTGGGGCCGTCGAATTTTTCTTCGGCGGCGGGGCCGAAGGCGAGATAGGCTTCGCCCTTTTGCGGTGCGGTGTTTAGGCGGATATGGGCCTCGGGGGCGTAGTGGCTGAGCAACATGCCGGGCGCGGAAATCTTGGCGCCCTTTTCTGCCAGCTCGACCTTCATGCCCATGGCCGCCTCGATATCTTCGCGCGCCATGGCGCCGGCGCGCAGCTGGACGAGACGATCGCCATCAATGGTGATGATGGTGGACTCAACACCGGCCTTGCAGGGCCCGCCATCGAGGACGGGGACGGCGCCGGCGAAACCGCGGCGCACCTGCTCGGCCGTCGTTGGCGAGAGCTTCCCGGATGGATTGGCAGACGGCGCGGCAAGCGGGCGGCCGGTGGTGCGGAGGAGTTCGCGGGCCAGCGGATGATCGGGGATGCGGATGGCGACGGTCGAGAGACCGGCCGTCGCCACATCTGCCAGGCCATTGCCGGGCTTTTGCGGCAGGACAATGCTGAGCGGGCCGGGCCAGAGCGCAGCAAGCCGCAGCGCCAGCGGCGAGAACTCGGCAAAATTCTGCGCCATATCGAGATCGGCAACATGGATGATCAGCGGATTGAAGCGGGGACGGCCCTTGGTCTCGTAAATCGAGAGCACGGCGTCGGCATTGGTGGCGTCTGCGCCCAGACCATAGACAGTCTCGGTGGGGAAGGCGCAGAGCTTTCCGTCTCGCAGCAGGGCTGCGGCGCGCTCAATCTCTAGCTGGTCCGGGGAAATGGTCATGGCGGCTGTTTGACAACAGGCCCGGGCCGCGTCAAGACACAGATGCGCATCTCCGGAAGGCCACAGTGAGCACGCTTCTCGTCAGTCAACGTAATTTTGAGGACCACCGGACTCCGCAAGGACATTCCGAGCGGGCCGACCGCATGCGCGCGATCGAGGATGCGCTGGGGGCGAGTCTTTTTGACGGGCTGGTGCGCATGGATGCGCCTGACGGCGATATCACGCTGGCCGAACTGGTGCACGACGGCAGCTATATGGGCCAGCTGCGCGACGCGCGGCCCGCTGAAGGCATCGGCCAGCTCGATGCAGACACCTTCATCTCCGATCGCTCGCTGGACGCGGTTTCGACCGGCCTCGGCGGGGCGCTCGCCGGGTTGCATGGCGTGTTGCTGGGCGATGTCGACAATGCGTTTTGCGCCATTCGTCCGCCGGGGCACCACGCGGAAATTGCGCGGCCGATGGGCTTTTGCCTCATCAACACGATCGCAATCGCAGCGCGGGAAGCGCAGCGCAAATATGGCGCGGAGCGGATCGCCATTGTCGATTTTGACGTGCACCACGGCAATGGCACGCAGGACATTTTCAAAGACGACCCCAATATTTTCTTCGCCTCAAGCCACCAGATGCCGCTGTATCCCGGCACGGGGCACCCGTCGGAAACCGGCGTCGGCAATATTTTCAATGTGGCGCTCGATGCGCAGGGCGATGGCAGCGATATGCGCGCCGCCTACAAGGACACGATCCTGCCGGCGCTCGACAATTTCGCCCCGGACCTTTTGCTGATCTCGGCAGGGTTTGACGCGCACAGGCTCGACCCGCTGGCGCAGCTCAACTGGGAAGACAGCGACTATTCCTGGCTCACGGGAAAGTTGATGGATGTCGCCGAGCGCCGCTGCGGCAACCGGATTGTGTCGCTGCTCGAAGGTGGCTATGACCTCAAGGGCCTCGCCGGGGGCGTGCGCCACCATGTGGCCATGCTGCTGAACGGGGTTGCGCCCACGGACAAGGAATAGGACGAGCCATGGCTGAAACTGCCCATGACGATGTGAAGTCGCTGAGCTTCGAAGCCGCGCTGGAACAACTCGAGCAGATCGTCCAGAAGCTCGAAAGCGGCCGCGCCCCGCTGGCGGAATCGATCGCCATTTATGAGCGCGGTGAAGCCCTCAAGGCGCATTGCGAAACCCTGCTGCGCACGGCCGAAGCGCGCATCGAGAAGATCACGCTCAGCCGTGAAGGCAAGGCCGTGGGTGTGGAACCGCTCGACGCGAACTGAGGTTTTTCGGGGCCGCGCGTTGAGGCCCCCTCACCCTAGCCCTCTCCCCGGAGGGGCGAGGGGATTTGGCCGGTGGGTGCGGATCGATCCTGCCTTGAGCAGTAAATCGCGACGCTGCGTCCGGTGCCAGAAAGTTACAAAACAATGACGAATAAAGGTCTGCGCAATTTTCGGATCGTGCTGTGGGTGCTGGTGGCGATTGTCGCTATTGGCGCGACGGCGCTCTACATGTTCCGACCGCCCCAGCGACCGCTGGGCGTGACCGGACAGGAATTTGCGCTGGCTTCGACCAAGGGCGGCACGTTTACGCAGAAGGATCTGGCGGGCACGCCAAGCCTGATTTTCTTCGGCTACACGTTCTGCCCGGATGTGTGTCCGACGACGCTGGCCGAGACCACAGCGTGGCGCGCCCAGCTGGGCCTTGATGCCGATGATCTGCGGATCATCTTTGTCACCGTTGATCCCCAGCGCGACACTTTCGACGCGGTGAAGGGCTATGTGGAGGGGTTCGATCCCTCCATTATCGGGCT is from Devosia sp. SD17-2 and encodes:
- a CDS encoding carbonic anhydrase, which translates into the protein MCEICGLPVPAPSRRTVLLGGLAAFAASALPASAQSVADTVDPDAALQRLIDGNARYASGTRTNTDFSVGRAQRALTQRPFAAILSCADSRVSPELAFDQGPGDLFVVRLAGNFVSDDGLASLEYAVNFLGTRLIMVLGHSNCGAVDAAIKVVRDKIELPGHLPEMLREIKPAAETALAADGDILNTAITENVRLGVNRLTTAEPIIAGQVASGGVKVVGAVYDLATGSVGLV
- a CDS encoding L-threonylcarbamoyladenylate synthase, producing the protein MTISPDQLEIERAAALLRDGKLCAFPTETVYGLGADATNADAVLSIYETKGRPRFNPLIIHVADLDMAQNFAEFSPLALRLAALWPGPLSIVLPQKPGNGLADVATAGLSTVAIRIPDHPLARELLRTTGRPLAAPSANPSGKLSPTTAEQVRRGFAGAVPVLDGGPCKAGVESTIITIDGDRLVQLRAGAMAREDIEAAMGMKVELAEKGAKISAPGMLLSHYAPEAHIRLNTAPQKGEAYLAFGPAAEEKFDGPTRNLSPTGDLREAARNLFAMLHELDAAGVPTIAVAPVPETGLGEAINDRLARAAAPRG
- a CDS encoding histone deacetylase family protein, with the protein product MSTLLVSQRNFEDHRTPQGHSERADRMRAIEDALGASLFDGLVRMDAPDGDITLAELVHDGSYMGQLRDARPAEGIGQLDADTFISDRSLDAVSTGLGGALAGLHGVLLGDVDNAFCAIRPPGHHAEIARPMGFCLINTIAIAAREAQRKYGAERIAIVDFDVHHGNGTQDIFKDDPNIFFASSHQMPLYPGTGHPSETGVGNIFNVALDAQGDGSDMRAAYKDTILPALDNFAPDLLLISAGFDAHRLDPLAQLNWEDSDYSWLTGKLMDVAERRCGNRIVSLLEGGYDLKGLAGGVRHHVAMLLNGVAPTDKE
- a CDS encoding exodeoxyribonuclease VII small subunit, producing the protein MAETAHDDVKSLSFEAALEQLEQIVQKLESGRAPLAESIAIYERGEALKAHCETLLRTAEARIEKITLSREGKAVGVEPLDAN
- a CDS encoding SCO family protein; the encoded protein is MTNKGLRNFRIVLWVLVAIVAIGATALYMFRPPQRPLGVTGQEFALASTKGGTFTQKDLAGTPSLIFFGYTFCPDVCPTTLAETTAWRAQLGLDADDLRIIFVTVDPQRDTFDAVKGYVEGFDPSIIGLVGDQAATDKAKAAFGVFSEKSGDVEGEFYLVNHTALTFLIDKNGQFQSTISYEEAQDTALAKVKRLVEG